The following coding sequences lie in one Aspergillus puulaauensis MK2 DNA, chromosome 3, nearly complete sequence genomic window:
- a CDS encoding FAD-dependent oxidoreductase (COG:C;~EggNog:ENOG410PVNJ;~InterPro:IPR036188,IPR003953,IPR027477;~PFAM:PF13450,PF07992,PF00890;~antiSMASH:Cluster_3.2), producing MQSINVDVLVCGGGMSGMACASFAAQSGARVLVVEKQSMVGGSSNYSAGMFWGPQTYEKLRSWVPDGDPELQRAWLDDYLSAVQWMRENQVPTAPRFDGIMTIGIGFPIKIPHLHSLHRSRIESSKTGSEIWTNTAVVQLLQEHSGVLGSRIKGAIVRRESSNGQPASYFTVTARTVVLATGGFQGSSNLTAQYLGQGADSIFVRSNKGSVGNGLNLAVGAGAATSRGMNTYYGHLMAAPLRAEQVDPKDYLPLAQYQSKYCLLLNESGRRFADETTGDEIINQYLAKQEKRRGFLIFNEKTRLQHCISALFPNAGDIDRLQKAREHGCNVGAASTLGELVEVLAGWGVDRVGAKRTIDNYDRVIRQKEPGLGLDAPVGRGGTPPTPLVEGEGPFHAIEVQPSITFTYGGIRIDREGHALTPDSTRIPGLLVAGVDAGGFSNLGYAGGLALAFVTGFWAAKQVARELKLPLPKLPPADPRDAEAMPVKGRL from the exons ATGCAATCAATCAATGTCGACGTGCTAGTatgcggcggaggaatgTCGGGCATGGCGTGTGCCTCGTTCGCTGCACAATCCGGAGCAAGGGTGTTGGTGGTCGAGAAGCAGAGTATGGTGGGCGGATCGTCTAACTACTCTGCGGGCATGTT CTGGGGCCCTCAGACATACGAGAAACTAAGGTCCTGGGTGCCTGACGGAGATCCAGAACTGCAACGCGCATGGTTAGACGACTACCTGTCGGCCGTGCAATGGATGCGCGAAAATCAGGTCCCTACAGCGCCTCGATTCGACGGGATCATGACAATCG GAATCGGTTTCCCTATCAAAATCCCAcacctccacagcctccaTCGAAGCCGGATCGAGTCAAGCAAGACCGGGTCGGAGATCTGGACAAACACCGCGGTCgtccaacttctccaggaGCATTCCGGCGTGCTGGGATCTCGGATCAAGGGTGCCATCGTTCGCCGCGAATCGTCTAACGGCCAGCCAGCCTCGTACTTCACTGTCACAGCCCGGACAGTCGTACTAGCCACTGGTGGTTTCCAGGGCTCGTCTAATCTAACAGCACAATACCTAGGTCAGGGCGCGGACAGCATCTTCGTGCGATCGAACAAGGGCTCTGTGGGCAATGGTCTGAATCTGGctgttggagctggagcggcGACAAGTCGAGGCATGAATACCTATTATGGCCATCTCATGGCTGCTCCTTTGCGAGCGGAGCAGGTAGATCCAAAGGACTATCTTCCTCTTGCGCAGTATC AAAGTAAATACTGCCTGCTGCTGAACGAATCCGGGCGTCGATTCGCGGACGAGACCACTGGCGATGAAATCATCAACCAGTACCTCGCAAAACAGGAGAAGCGACGCGGATTCCTGATATTCAA TGAGAAAACCCGCCTGCAGCACTGCATATCGGCCTTATTTCCCAACGCTGGTGATATCGATCGCCTCCAGAAGGCTCGCGAGCACGGATGCAATGTCGGAGCCGCGTCAACCCTCGGTGAGCTGGTCGAAGTACTCGCAGGATGGGGCGTCGACCGCGTCGGCGCCAAGCGAACGATTGACAACTATGACAGGGTGATCCGACAAAAGGAGCCCGGGCTAGGGCTTGATGCCCCTGTTGGTAGAGGGGGCACCCCTCCTACGCCGTTAGTAGAAGGCGAGGGTCCATTCCACGCAATTGAAGTGCAGCCATC AATCACGTTCACGTACGGAGGTATAAGGATCGACAGAGAGGGCCACGCCTTGACTCCGGACAGCACTCGAATTCCCGGCCTCCTGGTCGCAGGCGTCGACGCTGGTGGGTTCAGTAACTTGGGGTATGCAGGCGGACTGGCGCTCGCCTTTGTGACTGGTTTCTGGGCTGCGAAGCAGGTTGCGAGAGAATTAAAGCTCCCTCTGCCAAAGCTTCCGCCAGCGGATCCGAGGGATGCTGAGGCTATGCCGGTGAAGGGCCGACTATAA